CCGCGGCATCGACGCCGCGCCGCGCGTGGGGGTAAGCGGTCGCGCGCACCTCCTCCTGTCGTACCACAAGCTGCTGGACCGCGCCGCCGAACAGCACCGCGGCGCCGGAAAGATCGGAACCACGGGGCGGGGGATCGGGCCGGCGTACGAGGACAAGGTGGCGCGCCAGGGGATCCGCGTGGCCGACCTGCGCGATGCCGCCCGCGCCGAGGAGCGCCTCCGCGCCGCCGCCGTGCGAGTCAACGAGCGGCTTTCGCTGCTGGCCACCGATGAGCGGGTGGATGCCGATGCGCTGGTGGCGGAGGTGATGTCGATCCGCGAGCGGCTCCTCTCCATCATGGTGGATACGGGGCGCGTGATCCACGACGCGATCCGGGCAGGCGAGCGCGTGCTGCTGGAAGGTGCGCAGGGGGCGCTGCTGGACGTGGACCACGGCACCTATCCGTACGTCACGTCTTCCAACACGACGGCCGGGGGCGCGGCGCTCGGCGTGGGCGTGGGCCCTACGGCGATCGCCGAGGTGTACGGAGTGGTGAAGGCGTACACGACCCGGGTGGGCGAAGGCCCGCTTCCCACCGAGTTTCAGGGGGAAATGCAGGAGAAGATCCGCAAGCTCGGCGGGGAGTACGGCGCGACGACGGGGCGGCCGCGGCGCTGCGGGTGGTTCGACGCGGTCGTGGTGAGGTACGCGGCGCGGGTGAACGGGCTCACGGGGCTCGCGGTCACCAAGATGGACGTGCTGGACACGCTGCCCGAGCTCAAGGTCGCGGTGAGCTACCGCGCGGGCGGGGAGTCGCTGGAGGACTTCCCCGGCGACCTCGGGCTGCTGGAGGAAGCGCAGCCGGAGTACGAGACGATGGAGGGGTGGCAGACCTCCACCGCCGATGCGCGCCGCTGGGACGACCTGCCGCCGGCCGCGCAGGCGTACCTGCGCCGCATCGAGGAGCTCACCGAGGTGCCGATCCGCTACGTCTCCGTGGGGACGCGCCGCGACCAGATCATCCACGTGGAGCGATGACCCGTCCTCGAAGTTCGCGTGGATGGGACCGGAAGGGCGCGGCAATGGGGCCGCGCCCTCCGCTCGTTTTTCGAAGGGGAATACCGCGTTGACCGACCTGGACGCCGAAGCCGTCCTCGCGCTGGTGAAGCCCTCCGTCCGCGCGATGGGGGCCTACACCCTGCGCCCGTACGAGCCGCGCATCAAGCTCAATCAGAACGAGAACCCCTGGGACGTTCCCGACGAGGTCAAGGCGCGCATCGCCGCCATCCTCGCGGACCGGCCGTGGAACCGCTATCCGCCGTTCGTCGCCTCCAACTTCATCGCCGCGGTCAGCGAGGCGACGGGGTGGCCGGCGGAAGGGATCCTGGTGGCGAACGGATCGAACGAACTGATTCAGTCCGTGCTCGCCGTGGTTGTGGGGCCGGGAACCTCCGTCGTCATCCCCGAGCCTACGTTCACGCTGTACCGGCTGATGACGGAGGTGAACGCGGGCGTGGTGGTCTCCGTGCCGCTCGCCGCCGACCTGCGCTTCGACGTGGACGCCATCATCCGCGCCGCGCGCGAGAGCCGGGCGGCGGTCGTGGTCCTGTGCACGCCCAACAACCCTACCGGCGCGGCACTGTCGCTGGACGAGATCTCGCACATCCACGACGAGGCGAGCGGGCTGGTGCTGGTGGACCAGGCATATGTTGAGTTCGGCGGCGCGGACGCGATCTGCCTGCTCGAATCGCACCCGCGGCTCGTCGTGCTGCGCACCTTCAGCAAGGCGATGGCGATGGCGGGGCTGCGCGCGGGCTACATGCTCGCGCACCCGGCCCTCGCCGCCGAGGTGAACAAGGCCAAGCTGCCGTACAACGTCAACTTCTTCACCGAAGTGGCCGCGGCCGAGGTGCTGCGGGCCCGGCATCTGCTGGAGCCGGGGGTGGCGAAGCTGCGCGAGGAGCGCGACCGGCTGATCCGCGAGATGTCCGCGATCCCCGGCCTGCGCGTGTACCCGAGCGAGGCGAACTTCTGGGTCTTTCGCGTGGAGTCGCCCAACATCACCCACACGCAGCTCTTTCAGCGGCTGCTGGACGAGCACGGCATCCTGATCCGCGACGTGAGCAAGTACCCGATGCTTGAGGATTGCCTGCGCGTCAACGTCGGCGCGCCGGAGGAGAACGACGCCTTTTTGGGCGCCGTCCGCGCGATCATGGAGGAGGCACGATGAGCCGCGTCGGCACGAGGGAGCGAAGCACTCGCGAGACGCAGATCCGCGTGCGTATCGAGCTGGACGGCACGGGAAAGGCCGAGGTGAGGACCGGCGTCGGCTTCTTCGACCACAT
Above is a window of Longimicrobium sp. DNA encoding:
- a CDS encoding adenylosuccinate synthase, translating into MTGKNGCVVIVGSQWGDEGKGKIVDVLAEEVDVVARYQGGANAGHTVHVGTEEFILHQIPSGILHPNRRCLLGNGVVLDPFQFFQELDKLTARGIDAAPRVGVSGRAHLLLSYHKLLDRAAEQHRGAGKIGTTGRGIGPAYEDKVARQGIRVADLRDAARAEERLRAAAVRVNERLSLLATDERVDADALVAEVMSIRERLLSIMVDTGRVIHDAIRAGERVLLEGAQGALLDVDHGTYPYVTSSNTTAGGAALGVGVGPTAIAEVYGVVKAYTTRVGEGPLPTEFQGEMQEKIRKLGGEYGATTGRPRRCGWFDAVVVRYAARVNGLTGLAVTKMDVLDTLPELKVAVSYRAGGESLEDFPGDLGLLEEAQPEYETMEGWQTSTADARRWDDLPPAAQAYLRRIEELTEVPIRYVSVGTRRDQIIHVER
- the hisC gene encoding histidinol-phosphate transaminase is translated as MTDLDAEAVLALVKPSVRAMGAYTLRPYEPRIKLNQNENPWDVPDEVKARIAAILADRPWNRYPPFVASNFIAAVSEATGWPAEGILVANGSNELIQSVLAVVVGPGTSVVIPEPTFTLYRLMTEVNAGVVVSVPLAADLRFDVDAIIRAARESRAAVVVLCTPNNPTGAALSLDEISHIHDEASGLVLVDQAYVEFGGADAICLLESHPRLVVLRTFSKAMAMAGLRAGYMLAHPALAAEVNKAKLPYNVNFFTEVAAAEVLRARHLLEPGVAKLREERDRLIREMSAIPGLRVYPSEANFWVFRVESPNITHTQLFQRLLDEHGILIRDVSKYPMLEDCLRVNVGAPEENDAFLGAVRAIMEEAR